One window from the genome of Phycisphaerales bacterium encodes:
- the pyrE gene encoding orotate phosphoribosyltransferase, with product MESPHAPARPSPTQAPNDLAAKIADACLLRGNFTLRSGRQSSYYLDKYRFSTRPELLGPVADLLADQAADLLRPHAGVPHRLAGAELGGIPLVTACALRLSLPAIFVRNSKKEYGTAKQIEGQLESGDAIVLFEDVATSGGQAVEAVELLREMGATIAGVVTTIDRQEGAREAVEAAGVPFRAIFTKADLGVTE from the coding sequence ATGGAGTCGCCACACGCCCCAGCCCGTCCGTCCCCCACCCAGGCCCCGAACGACCTTGCAGCCAAGATCGCCGACGCCTGCCTGCTTCGGGGCAATTTCACCCTGCGGTCGGGCCGCCAGAGCTCGTACTACCTCGACAAGTACCGCTTCAGCACCCGGCCCGAGCTTCTCGGACCCGTGGCCGACTTGCTGGCCGACCAGGCCGCCGACCTGCTGCGTCCCCACGCCGGGGTGCCCCATCGCCTGGCCGGCGCCGAGCTCGGAGGCATCCCGCTCGTCACCGCGTGCGCGCTCCGACTTAGCCTTCCGGCGATCTTCGTGCGAAACTCCAAGAAGGAGTACGGCACGGCTAAGCAGATCGAGGGCCAGCTCGAGTCCGGCGACGCCATCGTGCTCTTCGAGGACGTGGCCACGAGCGGCGGACAGGCCGTCGAAGCGGTCGAGCTCCTCCGCGAGATGGGCGCGACCATCGCTGGCGTGGTGACCACGATCGATCGCCAGGAGGGGGCGCGCGAGGCCGTCGAGGCCGCCGGCGTGCCCTTCCGAGCCATCTTCACCAAGGCCGACCTGGGCGTGACCGAGTAG
- a CDS encoding UbiA prenyltransferase family protein yields MTTALDNAGSNPAHDAIGTDGAGREPLWRALLRLARPKQWTKSAFVAVGPFFGGATTLVELGAVAMAMAAFALASSGCYVVNDLRDADADRLHPRKRRRPIASGRVAPGTARSFAAVLWVLAAGCVAAIVPLLGTTHALALGGLLGLYVLNVTSYSLRLKRVPVLDVLSLALGFVLRVLGGCAAVGITPSTWLLNVTLFLAMFLAFGKRLGERRTLGDDATAARAVQGVYTDELLRMMVVVTAVAMLLTYAGYVQDQESRYVWVFGGRSLGTGDAARLGMNLLWLTMLPAMFAVLRCIILLERGEYDDPTELATKDRDFQLAAVVFGVVTASLVLWAGPAHGPTAANLPAIEQGSDPGIREVDQ; encoded by the coding sequence ATGACCACAGCGCTCGACAACGCCGGCAGCAACCCCGCCCACGATGCCATCGGCACGGACGGCGCGGGTCGTGAGCCGTTGTGGCGAGCCTTGCTCCGCCTTGCCCGGCCCAAGCAGTGGACCAAGTCGGCGTTTGTCGCCGTCGGTCCGTTCTTTGGGGGTGCGACAACTCTCGTCGAACTCGGGGCGGTGGCCATGGCGATGGCCGCGTTCGCACTGGCCTCCAGCGGCTGCTACGTGGTCAACGACCTGCGGGACGCCGACGCCGACCGGCTGCATCCCCGCAAGCGTCGGCGACCGATCGCCTCGGGCCGCGTGGCCCCGGGTACGGCTCGTTCCTTCGCTGCGGTGCTCTGGGTGCTGGCCGCCGGGTGCGTCGCGGCGATCGTGCCGCTCCTCGGCACCACCCACGCGCTCGCCCTGGGCGGCCTCCTGGGCCTCTACGTGCTGAACGTCACGTCCTACAGCCTCCGCCTCAAGCGGGTGCCGGTGCTCGACGTGCTGAGCCTGGCGCTCGGGTTCGTGCTCCGCGTGCTGGGCGGCTGCGCCGCGGTGGGGATCACGCCGAGCACGTGGCTGCTCAACGTCACCCTGTTCCTGGCCATGTTCCTCGCCTTCGGCAAGCGGCTGGGCGAACGACGCACGCTGGGCGACGACGCGACGGCGGCCCGGGCCGTCCAGGGCGTCTATACCGACGAACTGCTGCGGATGATGGTGGTCGTGACGGCGGTGGCCATGCTGCTGACCTACGCCGGCTACGTGCAAGACCAGGAATCCCGGTACGTGTGGGTCTTCGGCGGACGATCGCTGGGCACGGGCGACGCGGCGAGGCTCGGCATGAACCTGCTCTGGCTCACGATGCTGCCGGCCATGTTCGCCGTGCTTCGGTGCATCATCCTGCTGGAGCGGGGCGAGTACGACGACCCGACGGAACTAGCGACCAAGGACCGCGACTTCCAGCTCGCCGCGGTCGTCTTCGGCGTCGTCACGGCCTCCCTCGTGCTGTGGGCGGGTCCGGCACACGGACCCACGGCCGCCAATCTCCCGGCAATCGAGCAGGGATCCGACCCGGGAATCCGCGAGGTTGACCAATAG
- a CDS encoding VanZ family protein — protein sequence MSDRLRRMVCIGFVAYAVVLFVATHKPGVQVNVVPGIRLDLLIHMAAFGVWTLLLGLTGWLPDARRATGLGVLMTVGVGYAVIDESSQALPIFDRVFDLADMVANALGAAIAALALFVVLRSRARREPDT from the coding sequence GTGAGTGACCGTCTGCGACGGATGGTGTGCATCGGGTTCGTCGCGTACGCCGTCGTCCTGTTCGTTGCGACGCACAAGCCGGGCGTGCAGGTCAACGTCGTGCCGGGCATCCGCCTGGATCTCTTGATCCACATGGCCGCCTTCGGCGTGTGGACTCTTCTTTTGGGCCTCACCGGCTGGCTCCCCGACGCGAGGCGAGCCACCGGCCTCGGCGTCTTGATGACGGTGGGGGTGGGCTACGCGGTGATCGATGAATCGTCGCAGGCGTTGCCGATATTTGATCGGGTGTTCGATCTTGCCGACATGGTGGCGAATGCATTGGGCGCTGCGATCGCAGCGCTGGCACTCTTCGTCGTTCTCCGATCGAGGGCACGCCGGGAGCCCGACACATGA
- a CDS encoding AAA family ATPase, with protein MDSPPHGHDHAHGDPATPGADRRGGPPRVFALMNQKGGVGKSTTAVNLAAALARLGKRVLLADLDPQAHATLHLGVSADGEDGPATVYDALLEPSAVELTEAGENLWLLPSETDLAAVETELAQAEGRHHRLRLAIEAACKAHDIDVVLIDCPPSLGLLTLNGLAAADEVVIPMQAHFLALHGVGKLLETVRMVAKQVRPQLKVAGVVLCMYDQQASHTQEVVGDIEAFFAEGRERDVPWRGARVLWPPIRRNIKLAEAPSFGQSIFDYAPQAAGARDYAALAKHFVALVEPTGPAMISPPSSKPTPNPSSQPEPAEAQTPQPEAETPADATGPDVSEPAAPEIVTPPSQAQQHAS; from the coding sequence ATGGATAGCCCACCGCACGGCCACGACCACGCCCATGGAGACCCGGCCACGCCCGGCGCCGATCGCCGAGGCGGACCGCCACGGGTGTTCGCGCTCATGAACCAGAAGGGCGGCGTGGGCAAGTCAACGACGGCGGTCAACCTGGCCGCAGCGCTGGCCCGGCTAGGCAAGCGTGTGCTGCTCGCGGACCTCGACCCCCAGGCCCACGCCACACTGCACCTCGGTGTGTCGGCCGACGGCGAGGACGGGCCGGCCACCGTGTACGACGCCCTGCTCGAACCATCGGCGGTGGAATTGACCGAGGCGGGCGAGAACCTGTGGCTCTTGCCCAGCGAGACCGATCTCGCGGCCGTCGAGACCGAACTGGCCCAGGCCGAGGGCCGGCACCACCGCCTGAGGCTGGCCATCGAAGCAGCGTGCAAGGCCCACGACATCGACGTCGTGCTGATCGATTGCCCGCCGAGCCTGGGTCTGCTCACGCTCAACGGGCTCGCCGCCGCCGACGAGGTCGTCATTCCGATGCAGGCGCACTTCCTCGCGCTACACGGCGTGGGCAAGCTGCTCGAGACCGTGCGGATGGTTGCCAAGCAGGTCCGGCCGCAGCTCAAGGTCGCCGGCGTCGTGCTGTGCATGTACGACCAGCAGGCCAGCCACACGCAGGAGGTCGTGGGAGACATCGAAGCCTTCTTCGCCGAAGGCCGGGAGCGCGACGTGCCGTGGCGCGGCGCGCGGGTGCTCTGGCCGCCGATTCGCCGGAACATCAAGCTGGCCGAGGCGCCGAGCTTCGGGCAGTCGATCTTCGACTACGCGCCGCAGGCCGCGGGCGCGAGGGACTACGCCGCCCTTGCCAAGCACTTCGTGGCGCTTGTCGAGCCGACGGGCCCGGCGATGATCTCGCCTCCGTCGTCAAAGCCCACACCCAATCCGTCCTCTCAACCCGAGCCAGCAGAGGCGCAGACGCCCCAGCCAGAGGCCGAGACGCCTGCTGATGCGACCGGGCCCGACGTTTCCGAGCCCGCCGCCCCCGAGATCGTGACGCCGCCCAGCCAGGCCCAGCAGCACGCGTCGTGA
- a CDS encoding GC-type dockerin domain-anchored protein yields the protein MHLRALAIASLVGVAGSVAAQDVAIVSAGGDSQSATVEVLLVDSGAFDSVSNIDLRTVTPTLAELEAFDSVIVWTNFTPDDPDAFGDVLADYVDGGGGVVVAVFANSSTTTDRDIAGRWRGNPDYEVIVPRSGNQSGAASLGDILEPDHPIMDGVVTFFGGTSSFRPVITDLNPGARTIAEWDDGRVLVAIGDNEKRVDLGFYPPPSTASASFWDIGTDGDLLLVQSLLFAAGDTGCRADFDGDGQLTIFDFLAFQNAFDAGDPLADFDGDGSLTIFDFLAFQNEFDAGCE from the coding sequence ATGCACCTGAGAGCCCTTGCAATTGCGTCGCTGGTCGGCGTTGCTGGATCGGTCGCTGCCCAAGATGTCGCCATCGTGTCGGCCGGAGGCGACTCGCAGTCCGCCACCGTCGAGGTCCTGCTCGTCGACAGCGGTGCGTTCGACAGCGTTTCCAATATCGATCTCCGCACGGTCACGCCCACGCTGGCGGAGCTCGAGGCGTTCGATTCGGTCATCGTCTGGACGAACTTCACGCCTGACGACCCCGATGCCTTCGGCGATGTCCTGGCCGACTATGTCGACGGCGGCGGCGGCGTGGTCGTTGCCGTCTTCGCCAACAGCAGCACCACGACCGATCGCGACATCGCGGGCCGCTGGCGCGGCAATCCGGATTACGAGGTGATCGTCCCGCGCAGCGGCAACCAGAGCGGCGCCGCTTCGCTCGGCGACATCCTCGAGCCCGACCACCCGATCATGGATGGCGTGGTGACGTTCTTCGGCGGCACCTCGAGCTTCCGGCCGGTCATCACCGACCTGAATCCCGGCGCCCGCACCATCGCCGAATGGGACGATGGTCGCGTCCTCGTTGCCATCGGCGACAACGAGAAGCGCGTGGACCTCGGCTTCTATCCGCCCCCGAGCACCGCTTCTGCAAGCTTCTGGGACATCGGCACGGATGGGGACCTCCTGCTCGTGCAGTCGCTGCTCTTTGCAGCCGGCGACACGGGCTGCCGGGCCGACTTCGACGGCGATGGGCAACTCACCATCTTCGACTTCCTGGCCTTCCAGAACGCCTTCGACGCCGGCGATCCGCTGGCCGACTTCGACGGCGACGGCTCGCTGACGATCTTCGACTTCCTGGCCTTCCAGAACGAGTTCGATGCCGGCTGCGAGTAA
- a CDS encoding MraY family glycosyltransferase produces MSLLAAITGMGIPPLDPSMFAEPAAEAEASALATTGLGIFHRYIWVFVAAFAITIVATPLVRRLALAAGIIDRPSDPRKVHRVPVAYLGGLAVFLGIMGGTLISYLGTAWGDLASVYPSEHLVDGEYHAVVPISVLLGMAVITVVGLLDDAIGIRPGLKISGQLVAAAALAIENVGVRVAQGVLRPVGEALVSLGVLGNSDLVFYVPIPGLEAPLQLDLVYWAGAGVIAVFVIGACNAANLIDGLDGLLTGTTTITVVGLTILALSLMVIDQGPRDAQRLVLCLAVLGACMGFLPHNFNPASIFLGDCGSMLLGYCTIVIILTLGDMGQTHLVLAGLMMFAVPIIDSVLAIVRRRMSGKSITDADDQHLHHMLKRALGVKGAVLALYGITACFTALGLAMSLSRARVVYALALIVICYVGVTAIKISRRQYLESQASLAIDAANRPKRSAS; encoded by the coding sequence ATGAGCCTGCTGGCGGCCATCACTGGAATGGGCATCCCGCCGCTCGATCCGAGCATGTTCGCCGAGCCCGCGGCGGAGGCCGAGGCGAGTGCGCTGGCCACGACCGGCCTGGGCATCTTCCACCGGTACATCTGGGTGTTCGTCGCGGCGTTTGCGATCACGATCGTCGCGACGCCGCTGGTCCGCCGGCTTGCGCTCGCGGCCGGCATCATCGATCGCCCGAGCGACCCGCGCAAGGTGCATCGCGTCCCGGTCGCCTATCTCGGCGGACTGGCGGTCTTTCTGGGCATCATGGGCGGCACGCTCATCAGCTACCTGGGTACGGCGTGGGGCGATCTCGCGTCGGTCTATCCGAGCGAACACCTCGTCGACGGCGAGTACCACGCCGTGGTCCCCATCAGCGTGTTGCTCGGCATGGCGGTGATCACCGTCGTTGGATTGCTCGATGACGCGATCGGCATCCGACCGGGCCTGAAGATCAGCGGCCAACTCGTCGCGGCAGCGGCGCTCGCCATCGAGAACGTCGGCGTCCGCGTCGCCCAAGGCGTGCTACGCCCGGTGGGAGAGGCGCTCGTGAGCCTCGGCGTGCTGGGCAACAGCGATCTGGTCTTCTACGTGCCCATCCCCGGGCTCGAGGCACCGCTCCAGCTCGATCTGGTGTATTGGGCCGGGGCGGGCGTCATCGCCGTCTTCGTCATCGGCGCCTGCAACGCCGCCAACCTCATCGACGGGCTCGACGGCCTCCTGACGGGCACCACGACCATCACGGTCGTGGGGCTCACCATCCTGGCCCTCTCGCTCATGGTCATCGATCAGGGGCCGCGAGACGCCCAGCGACTGGTGCTGTGCCTGGCCGTGCTCGGGGCGTGCATGGGCTTCCTGCCGCACAACTTCAATCCGGCGTCGATCTTCCTGGGCGATTGCGGCTCGATGTTATTGGGCTATTGCACGATCGTGATCATCCTGACGCTGGGCGACATGGGCCAGACGCACCTCGTGCTGGCGGGCCTCATGATGTTCGCCGTCCCGATCATCGACAGCGTGCTGGCCATCGTGCGACGACGCATGAGCGGCAAGAGCATCACCGACGCCGACGACCAGCACCTGCACCACATGCTCAAGCGGGCGCTCGGGGTCAAGGGGGCCGTGCTGGCCCTGTATGGCATCACCGCATGTTTCACGGCCCTGGGCTTGGCCATGAGCCTCAGCCGGGCCCGGGTGGTCTACGCGTTGGCGCTTATTGTCATCTGCTACGTGGGCGTGACGGCCATCAAGATCAGCCGCCGCCAGTACCTCGAGAGCCAGGCTTCGCTCGCCATCGATGCGGCCAACCGACCCAAGCGTTCTGCCTCGTAG
- a CDS encoding zinc-dependent metalloprotease translates to MSKSTRRIGIVGVAASLLALAGQAYGDDLPPFDKVSEGYEQVVSTADGKSFFNVWKRDKDGQLLAELPRGFERQKHFFAMTMGSGDIFAGLQSGDLYVYWKKFDDRLALMQPQTAVRAGGDKSVEKGIERIFTDRVLLEVPIIAKGPNGQPVIDLDKLLIGDAGTFFGPRAARLNSRLSTIKTAKTFPENIEIAIEAPDARGQMAIYHYSISNIQGTPGYKPREADARVGYFTTSYRDFSEMDGSQMWTRYINRWNLEKADPSLSKSPPKQAIVYYIDHQVPVKYRRWVREGVEYWNSAFEEVGIVGAIEVVYQDATTGANMEKDPEDVRYNFVRWLTNGIGTAIGPSRVNPETGEILDADVVLTDGWIRAYWFQYNDLLPEVAMEGFSPETLAWLDENPQWDPRVQLAAPEQRDFIIAQREARGPLPFGGHPAMSGPDFVDGSRESLIASYGVNGTCNMSHLKAMNMDVARLSGEILGLWEAEGKEGADMLDGVPEWFVGPALAHLTAHEIGHTLGLRHNFKASAIFSMDEINSEKVKDKEPFASSVMDYNPININMESGEIQGNYEVIDIGDYDVWAIEYGYTDGDLGEVLKKVDDPRLAYATDEDTWGPDPLARRYDLSADPLHYAENQMRLVAELRSQILDKYVEEGDSWARARRGYNITLGQHINAVSMMANWMGGTFQSRAKKGDPGDLEPLTPVPAEQQRAALNFVINNTFYDDAFGLSPDLLRKMTTDKWWDGGGQGSIFEEPAFPVHDRIRGIQASAMTMILNPTTLNRVYNNEFHVDADKDYITLAEVMKTIKDAAWSELSDKPSGDFTDRKPMISSLRRGLQSQHVDRLISLSNRGFPGASGAALANVANLQLRELRQEIDKAVKAGGMDTYTKAHLVDASDRIERALEAQYTRTR, encoded by the coding sequence ATGAGCAAATCGACACGCAGGATTGGCATCGTTGGCGTCGCGGCGAGCTTGCTGGCGCTGGCCGGCCAGGCATACGGCGACGACCTCCCGCCATTCGACAAGGTTAGCGAGGGCTACGAGCAGGTCGTTTCGACGGCCGATGGAAAGAGCTTCTTCAACGTCTGGAAGCGCGACAAGGACGGCCAGCTGCTGGCCGAACTCCCCCGGGGTTTCGAGCGGCAGAAGCACTTCTTCGCCATGACGATGGGCTCGGGCGACATCTTCGCCGGCCTGCAATCGGGCGACCTGTACGTCTACTGGAAGAAGTTCGATGATCGCCTGGCGCTGATGCAGCCGCAGACCGCCGTCCGCGCGGGCGGCGACAAGTCGGTCGAGAAGGGCATCGAGCGCATCTTCACCGATCGCGTGCTGCTCGAGGTGCCGATCATCGCCAAGGGCCCGAACGGCCAGCCGGTCATCGACCTCGACAAGCTGCTGATCGGTGACGCCGGCACGTTCTTCGGCCCACGCGCTGCCCGCCTCAATTCGCGTTTGTCGACGATCAAGACGGCCAAGACGTTCCCCGAGAACATCGAGATCGCCATCGAGGCGCCCGACGCGCGCGGCCAGATGGCCATCTACCACTACTCCATCAGCAACATCCAGGGCACGCCCGGCTACAAGCCGCGTGAGGCCGACGCCCGCGTGGGCTACTTCACCACGAGCTACCGCGACTTCTCGGAGATGGACGGCTCGCAGATGTGGACGCGGTACATCAACCGCTGGAACCTCGAGAAGGCCGACCCGAGCCTGAGCAAGAGCCCGCCCAAGCAGGCGATCGTCTACTACATCGACCACCAGGTGCCGGTGAAGTACCGCCGATGGGTGCGCGAGGGCGTTGAGTACTGGAACAGCGCCTTCGAGGAGGTCGGCATCGTCGGCGCCATCGAGGTCGTGTACCAGGACGCCACCACCGGCGCCAACATGGAGAAGGACCCCGAGGACGTCCGCTACAACTTCGTTCGCTGGCTGACCAACGGCATCGGCACGGCCATCGGCCCGAGCCGCGTGAACCCCGAGACCGGCGAGATCCTCGACGCCGACGTCGTGCTGACCGACGGCTGGATCCGGGCGTACTGGTTCCAGTACAACGACCTGCTGCCCGAGGTGGCGATGGAGGGCTTCAGCCCCGAGACGCTGGCCTGGCTGGACGAAAACCCCCAGTGGGATCCGCGTGTCCAACTCGCCGCGCCCGAGCAGCGTGACTTCATCATCGCCCAGCGCGAGGCCCGGGGACCGTTGCCCTTCGGCGGGCATCCCGCGATGTCGGGTCCGGACTTCGTGGACGGCTCGCGAGAGAGCCTGATCGCAAGCTACGGCGTCAACGGCACCTGCAACATGAGCCACCTGAAGGCCATGAACATGGACGTCGCACGCCTCAGCGGCGAGATCCTGGGCCTTTGGGAAGCCGAGGGCAAGGAAGGCGCCGACATGCTCGACGGCGTGCCCGAGTGGTTCGTCGGGCCGGCCCTGGCACACCTGACGGCGCACGAGATCGGCCACACCCTGGGCCTGCGTCACAACTTCAAGGCTTCGGCCATCTTCTCGATGGACGAGATCAACTCCGAGAAGGTCAAGGACAAGGAGCCGTTCGCCTCGTCGGTGATGGACTACAACCCCATCAACATCAACATGGAGTCCGGCGAGATCCAGGGTAATTACGAAGTCATCGACATCGGTGACTACGACGTCTGGGCCATCGAGTACGGCTACACCGACGGCGACCTGGGCGAGGTGCTCAAGAAGGTCGACGACCCGCGGCTTGCCTACGCCACCGACGAAGACACGTGGGGTCCCGATCCGCTGGCTCGTCGCTACGACCTGTCGGCCGATCCGCTGCATTACGCCGAGAACCAGATGCGTCTCGTCGCCGAGCTTCGCAGCCAGATCCTCGACAAGTACGTCGAGGAAGGCGACAGCTGGGCCCGGGCACGCCGCGGCTACAACATCACGCTGGGCCAGCACATCAACGCCGTCAGCATGATGGCTAACTGGATGGGCGGCACGTTCCAGAGCCGCGCGAAGAAGGGTGATCCGGGCGACCTCGAGCCGCTGACGCCGGTCCCGGCCGAGCAGCAGCGCGCCGCCCTGAACTTCGTCATCAACAACACGTTCTACGACGATGCGTTCGGCCTGAGCCCCGACCTGCTCCGCAAGATGACCACCGACAAGTGGTGGGACGGCGGCGGCCAGGGCTCGATCTTCGAGGAGCCGGCCTTCCCGGTGCACGACCGCATCCGCGGCATCCAGGCATCGGCCATGACCATGATCCTCAACCCCACGACGCTCAACCGCGTCTACAACAACGAGTTCCACGTCGATGCCGACAAGGACTACATCACCCTGGCCGAAGTCATGAAGACCATCAAGGACGCGGCGTGGAGCGAGCTGAGCGACAAGCCCAGCGGCGACTTCACCGATCGCAAGCCGATGATCAGCTCGCTGCGTCGCGGCTTGCAGAGCCAGCACGTCGATCGCTTGATCAGCCTGTCGAACCGGGGCTTCCCCGGGGCGTCGGGTGCGGCGCTGGCCAACGTCGCCAACCTGCAGCTGCGCGAGCTGCGGCAGGAGATCGACAAGGCCGTCAAGGCTGGCGGCATGGATACCTACACCAAGGCCCACCTCGTGGACGCGAGCGACCGCATCGAGCGCGCTCTCGAGGCCCAGTACACGCGCACCCGCTAA
- the murJ gene encoding murein biosynthesis integral membrane protein MurJ produces MSAALARAFRVISSLTLLSRVLGLVRDVVTARLFGDTAVGSAFAAAFAVPNTFRRLFGEGALAAAFVPEYATLVERDARAADRFATFTVALLGLVTAGLTVLGELGLWLALSMAEPGGARHFSILLVMIALPFMPLICIAATLAGVLQTHGRFGPPAAQPIVLNLCVLGAAGGYAIFDGQDVRSAAMLLCAAVVASGAFQVAWSLWALRSYVRWTRVVAGVGQSARRLVRRWLGAIIGLGTLQVSALLDVLLAMWPIWFGATMFGLAYPLDEQSNAVLFYAQRLYQFPLGVFGIAVATAAFPLLSRLASDRVRFHSALIDALSLSLAIALPAGIGLMLVSRDLTAVLFGGWGAFSEAGSARAAAALVGYAACVWAYACNQVLTRAFYALGDTKTPAIISVIVLGLNLALNLSLIWMLREAGLAWATAIAAGVQAVVLIIVLDRKRGVRVWRDVARRGWKAVPAACAMAAVVGVLLLAWGEPDDWFGHVLRLVACVAAGTVAYAASAWLLGYHELARLLRRKDDAGED; encoded by the coding sequence ATGAGTGCCGCGCTCGCGCGGGCTTTTCGCGTGATCTCATCGCTCACGCTGCTCTCGCGCGTCCTGGGCCTCGTGCGAGACGTCGTCACCGCTCGCTTGTTCGGCGATACCGCCGTGGGTTCGGCCTTCGCCGCGGCCTTTGCCGTACCCAACACGTTCCGCCGGCTCTTCGGCGAGGGCGCCCTGGCCGCGGCGTTCGTGCCCGAGTATGCAACGTTGGTCGAGCGGGATGCTCGTGCGGCGGATCGATTCGCCACCTTCACGGTCGCGCTACTCGGGCTGGTGACGGCGGGGCTGACGGTCCTCGGCGAACTCGGCCTCTGGCTCGCGCTCTCGATGGCCGAGCCAGGCGGCGCGCGGCACTTCTCCATCCTGCTGGTCATGATCGCCCTGCCCTTCATGCCGCTCATCTGCATCGCCGCCACGCTCGCAGGCGTGCTCCAGACACACGGCCGGTTCGGACCGCCAGCGGCGCAGCCGATCGTGCTGAACCTGTGCGTGCTCGGTGCGGCCGGCGGATACGCGATCTTCGATGGCCAGGACGTGCGGTCGGCGGCGATGCTCTTGTGCGCCGCGGTCGTCGCATCGGGCGCTTTCCAGGTCGCGTGGAGCCTGTGGGCGCTTCGTTCCTACGTGCGATGGACCCGTGTCGTGGCGGGCGTCGGCCAGAGCGCACGACGGCTCGTCCGACGCTGGCTTGGCGCGATCATCGGCCTGGGGACGCTCCAGGTGAGCGCCCTGCTCGATGTGCTGCTGGCGATGTGGCCCATTTGGTTTGGCGCGACGATGTTCGGGCTTGCCTACCCGCTTGACGAGCAATCGAACGCCGTCCTCTTCTACGCGCAGCGGCTCTACCAGTTTCCACTGGGCGTCTTCGGCATCGCCGTCGCGACGGCGGCGTTCCCGCTGCTCAGCCGGCTCGCGTCCGATCGCGTGCGCTTCCATAGCGCCCTGATCGATGCGCTCTCGCTCTCGCTGGCGATCGCATTGCCGGCGGGCATCGGGCTCATGCTCGTCTCGCGAGACCTCACGGCGGTGCTCTTCGGCGGATGGGGCGCCTTCAGCGAGGCCGGCTCGGCCCGGGCCGCGGCCGCGCTCGTGGGCTACGCGGCGTGCGTGTGGGCCTATGCGTGCAACCAGGTGCTCACGCGGGCGTTCTACGCGCTGGGAGATACCAAAACGCCGGCGATCATCTCGGTCATCGTGCTGGGCCTGAACCTTGCCTTGAATCTCTCGCTCATCTGGATGCTGCGTGAGGCCGGGCTCGCGTGGGCGACGGCGATCGCCGCGGGAGTCCAGGCCGTCGTCCTGATCATCGTTCTCGACCGTAAACGCGGCGTTCGTGTGTGGCGGGACGTGGCTCGAAGGGGGTGGAAGGCGGTGCCGGCGGCCTGCGCGATGGCGGCCGTCGTGGGTGTCCTCTTATTGGCGTGGGGCGAGCCCGATGACTGGTTCGGCCACGTGCTCCGGCTCGTGGCGTGCGTGGCGGCGGGCACGGTGGCGTACGCGGCTTCTGCGTGGCTGCTCGGGTACCACGAGCTCGCGCGGCTGCTGAGGCGAAAGGACGACGCTGGTGAAGACTGA
- a CDS encoding SDR family oxidoreductase has product MKTELEGKPIAIAGASSGIGKATAIACAMSGMPVALGARRLDKLEAVADEIERAGGTALAFQVDVTSRDQCRAFIEQAEAELGPLHAVFANAGFGFERPVHETTDEQMREIFEANYFGTLNAIRPAVERFIDRGAGHVLICSSSIGKMPLPGYGAYCATKAAQWHAGRAMRHELKPKGIQVSTVHPIGTRTEFFEQARKRSGGGSLVENTPDAFIQPPERVARAFVSCLRRPRAEVWTSLPSRLGLGMLSTFYGLSDVALDRFARRQARVNDRA; this is encoded by the coding sequence GTGAAGACTGAGCTGGAAGGCAAGCCCATCGCCATCGCGGGCGCCAGTAGCGGCATCGGCAAGGCGACGGCGATCGCCTGCGCGATGAGCGGCATGCCCGTTGCCCTGGGCGCGCGTCGGCTCGACAAGCTCGAGGCCGTCGCGGACGAGATCGAGCGGGCCGGCGGCACGGCCCTCGCCTTCCAAGTCGATGTGACGAGCCGAGATCAATGCCGGGCATTCATCGAGCAGGCCGAGGCCGAATTGGGCCCGCTGCACGCCGTCTTCGCCAACGCCGGCTTTGGCTTCGAGCGTCCCGTCCACGAGACGACCGACGAACAGATGCGCGAGATCTTCGAGGCCAACTACTTCGGCACGCTCAACGCGATCCGGCCCGCCGTCGAGCGATTCATAGATCGAGGCGCCGGCCACGTCCTGATCTGCTCGAGCAGCATCGGCAAGATGCCGCTTCCCGGCTACGGGGCGTACTGCGCGACCAAGGCGGCCCAGTGGCACGCCGGACGAGCGATGCGGCACGAGCTCAAGCCCAAGGGCATCCAGGTCTCGACCGTGCACCCCATCGGCACGCGAACGGAGTTCTTCGAGCAGGCCCGCAAGCGCAGCGGCGGGGGGAGCCTGGTCGAGAACACGCCCGACGCGTTCATCCAGCCGCCCGAGCGTGTCGCTCGAGCGTTCGTCTCTTGCTTGCGTCGGCCACGCGCCGAGGTGTGGACGAGCCTGCCCAGTCGACTGGGGCTCGGGATGCTCAGCACGTTCTATGGGCTGTCCGATGTCGCCCTCGATCGATTCGCCCGCAGGCAAGCCAGGGTGAACGACCGGGCCTGA